A genome region from Methylobacterium sp. FF17 includes the following:
- the bcsS gene encoding cellulose biosynthesis protein BcsS translates to MSALFGVLALAPSTAVAADWYTGAAQEVAGEEWIVAVDASATVTTNNSAFGTITATIAPVGNLLTDGLRVRIQGVAGTYSYPGAAVRQTVTGVQQEGTVLLGYEWIWQQAALAGYIGMNVRNNELSILDPGNPVVGTGIGTKVAADLYVNPTENTLFTANASYSTLFNAYYARLRAGVAVLPGVFVGPEATLLGDAFFNGWRAGGHVTGFAIGPMKFSLGAGYAFDRIRKGGYYTSVDGRIAF, encoded by the coding sequence TTGTCGGCCCTTTTCGGTGTTCTGGCGCTCGCGCCATCCACTGCCGTCGCGGCCGACTGGTATACGGGCGCGGCGCAGGAGGTCGCGGGCGAAGAGTGGATCGTGGCCGTCGATGCCAGCGCCACCGTCACCACCAACAACTCCGCGTTCGGGACGATCACGGCCACGATCGCGCCCGTCGGCAACCTCCTCACCGACGGGCTGCGGGTGCGCATTCAGGGTGTGGCCGGCACCTATTCCTATCCGGGGGCTGCGGTTCGCCAGACGGTCACCGGCGTGCAGCAGGAAGGCACGGTCCTGCTCGGTTACGAGTGGATCTGGCAGCAGGCGGCCCTGGCCGGCTATATCGGCATGAACGTGCGCAACAACGAACTCTCGATCCTGGATCCCGGTAATCCGGTGGTCGGCACCGGGATCGGGACGAAGGTTGCCGCGGATCTCTACGTCAATCCCACCGAGAATACCCTGTTCACGGCGAACGCCTCCTACTCGACACTGTTCAACGCCTATTACGCACGCCTCCGCGCCGGCGTCGCGGTCCTGCCCGGCGTGTTCGTCGGGCCCGAGGCCACGCTCCTGGGCGACGCCTTCTTCAACGGATGGCGCGCCGGCGGCCACGTCACCGGGTTCGCCATCGGCCCGATGAAGTTCTCCCTCGGTGCAGGCTACGCCTTCGACCGTATCCGCAAGGGCGGATACTACACCAGTGTCGATGGCCGGATCGCTTTCTGA
- a CDS encoding site-specific integrase produces the protein MKGHIRERSPGRWAIILDAPDPEGGKRRRKWHSFTGTKREAQKECARLITEMQGGDYVEPGKETLAKFLDRWLDHMRSQVSPRSHERYTELARKNVVPLLGSVVLAKLRPEQISAAYSKALVRGRRDGSGGLSPRTVHHMHRILRQALSQAVKWRVLARNPADVVGGPKVEKTKMRALDTHETAQLLAHFRQTRMFTPVLLGALCGLRRGEVTALRWRAVDFAAGQLAIVESTEQTHGGTRAKETKSGRARRVALPTIVVEELRRQRVRQAEELLKLGVRLTDDDHVFAQADGMPVQPNSLTHEFTRILAQSSSLPRIRFHDLRHSHATQLLSSGIHPKIAQERLGHSSIGITLDLYSHVMPGMQEDAAAKVDAAMRAAIDRVAG, from the coding sequence ATGAAAGGCCACATCCGTGAGCGCTCTCCAGGCCGCTGGGCTATCATTCTTGATGCCCCTGATCCCGAGGGAGGGAAGCGCAGGCGGAAGTGGCACTCGTTTACCGGCACGAAGCGTGAGGCGCAGAAGGAGTGCGCCCGCCTTATCACCGAGATGCAGGGCGGCGACTACGTTGAGCCCGGCAAAGAGACCCTGGCCAAGTTCCTCGACCGGTGGCTCGACCACATGCGTTCGCAGGTCTCCCCGCGCAGCCACGAGCGCTACACCGAGCTGGCTCGGAAAAACGTCGTCCCTCTCCTCGGCAGCGTGGTCCTCGCGAAACTGCGCCCGGAGCAGATTTCGGCCGCGTACTCCAAAGCTCTCGTGAGGGGCCGGCGCGATGGTTCTGGTGGTCTCTCGCCCCGTACCGTCCACCACATGCACCGCATCCTGCGTCAGGCGCTCAGCCAAGCCGTGAAGTGGCGGGTCCTGGCTCGCAATCCTGCCGATGTGGTCGGAGGGCCCAAGGTCGAGAAAACGAAGATGCGGGCACTGGATACCCATGAGACAGCCCAGTTGCTTGCCCACTTCCGGCAGACGCGGATGTTCACGCCAGTCCTGCTGGGCGCACTCTGTGGCTTGCGCCGCGGTGAGGTGACCGCGCTGCGATGGAGAGCTGTTGACTTCGCTGCCGGGCAGCTCGCGATCGTCGAGAGCACCGAGCAGACGCATGGCGGTACCCGGGCGAAAGAGACGAAGAGTGGGAGAGCCCGACGGGTCGCCCTTCCCACGATTGTCGTCGAAGAGCTTCGCCGTCAGCGCGTCCGGCAAGCCGAGGAGCTTCTGAAGCTTGGCGTCCGTCTGACGGATGACGATCATGTCTTCGCACAGGCGGACGGGATGCCGGTGCAGCCCAACAGCCTGACCCACGAGTTCACGCGCATCCTGGCTCAGTCGAGCTCCCTGCCACGCATCCGCTTCCACGACCTTAGGCACAGCCATGCGACACAGCTGCTCTCGAGCGGCATCCATCCCAAAATAGCGCAAGAGCGCCTTGGTCACTCGAGCATCGGCATCACCCTCGATCTGTACTCCCACGTGATGCCGGGGATGCAGGAGGACGCCGCCGCGAAGGTTGACGCCGCCATGCGGGCGGCCATAGACAGGGTTGCCGGTTGA
- a CDS encoding replicative DNA helicase, with amino-acid sequence MTGSAMATDLVPPNAFDSEQALLGAIIHNNDALDRARDHVQPGDFFEPLHRHIFEVMIQRRDAGEAIDFGLMKAVLGNADLGGFTVGGYLAKLVSEAITVSGAASYARLIAQAARMRRVLETSQAAIAAMTAGSVHSPTEYAAYMIEALDEVASAGLSESARRVTLGQGVASVLARVDQTRLGKGILGVPYGVPKLDTSTLGMRPGQFVVLAGRPAMGKTTVAIHIALTAARRSGAVGLISLEMNAEELAERVLSALAYNPREWDQITYRAIAEARGLSEAAMARLREATEACADIPLWIEQQPGLTLSQISARARQMKLKAERQGILFAALIIDHIGLIRPSKRYSGNRVQEMTEISSGLKGLAKELGIPVLGLSQLNREVEKRQDKRPILSDLRESGSIEQDADVVLGLYRDAYYLEHKADRTDVEEDRLARCLNTLEIEILKQRSGPTIRIECFCDVACNVLAEAR; translated from the coding sequence ATGACGGGCTCCGCCATGGCTACCGACCTGGTGCCTCCGAACGCCTTCGACAGCGAGCAGGCGCTGCTCGGCGCCATCATCCACAATAACGATGCCCTGGACCGCGCCAGGGACCACGTGCAGCCCGGCGACTTCTTCGAGCCGCTGCACCGGCACATCTTCGAGGTGATGATCCAGCGTCGGGATGCCGGCGAGGCCATCGACTTCGGGCTGATGAAGGCCGTGCTCGGCAACGCGGATCTCGGCGGGTTCACCGTCGGCGGCTATCTCGCCAAGTTGGTGTCGGAGGCCATCACCGTCAGTGGCGCCGCCAGCTACGCCCGGCTGATCGCCCAGGCCGCTCGCATGCGGCGGGTGCTGGAGACCTCGCAAGCGGCCATCGCAGCCATGACGGCTGGATCGGTGCACAGCCCGACCGAGTACGCCGCCTACATGATTGAGGCGCTGGACGAGGTCGCCAGTGCTGGACTTAGCGAGAGCGCCCGGCGTGTTACGCTCGGCCAGGGTGTCGCCAGCGTGCTCGCCCGGGTGGATCAGACCCGACTCGGCAAGGGCATCCTCGGCGTCCCCTACGGCGTGCCGAAGCTCGACACCTCGACCCTCGGCATGCGGCCCGGCCAGTTCGTCGTGCTCGCCGGCCGGCCCGCGATGGGCAAGACCACGGTGGCCATCCACATCGCCCTCACGGCCGCGCGCCGCAGTGGCGCGGTCGGTCTGATCTCGCTGGAGATGAACGCCGAGGAGTTGGCCGAACGGGTGCTCTCGGCCTTGGCCTACAATCCGCGGGAATGGGACCAGATCACCTACCGGGCCATCGCCGAGGCGCGAGGCCTGTCTGAGGCGGCCATGGCCCGACTGCGTGAGGCGACGGAAGCCTGCGCCGACATCCCCCTTTGGATCGAGCAGCAGCCCGGCCTGACCCTGTCGCAGATCTCGGCCCGGGCCCGGCAGATGAAGCTGAAGGCTGAGCGCCAGGGCATCCTCTTCGCGGCCCTCATCATCGACCACATCGGCCTCATCCGCCCATCCAAGCGCTACTCTGGCAACCGGGTGCAGGAGATGACCGAGATCAGCTCTGGCCTGAAGGGGCTGGCAAAGGAGCTCGGCATCCCGGTGCTCGGCCTCAGTCAGCTCAACCGCGAGGTGGAGAAGCGCCAGGACAAGCGCCCGATCCTCTCCGACCTGCGCGAAAGCGGGTCGATCGAGCAGGACGCCGACGTGGTGCTCGGGCTGTACCGGGACGCCTACTACCTCGAGCACAAGGCAGACCGCACCGACGTCGAGGAGGACCGCCTCGCCCGCTGCCTGAACACCCTGGAGATCGAGATCCTGAAGCAACGCTCCGGGCCGACGATCCGGATCGAGTGCTTCTGCGACGTCGCCTGCAACGTGTTGGCGGAGGCACGCTGA
- a CDS encoding YdaU family protein, which translates to MVGFYKHDIPAWMDGTEALSDGAYRTYHVIVQLIMLNEGPIALNERGIAGRCNQAIKSFRVHLDALLKAGKLTLSDGRLSNSRAAAELQAVMKNRENAGKGGSSLKKSAQNSAEQAVSGASRADEPSIDPDKPLKNNDRGGASLDKISSLKEKRREDSPIVPKGTDRFEEFRAAYPPRNVRFQATPARKRWLEALKRGADPEQIIAGAKGYAAEQGRIGKTGTEFVKTAEVWLRNQLWNDYQPEPSAAEGKLASPDSYLSSLSDDDWRGHLRRWRSTGGQWTLANRTKPPDDPGTKVPAHLLAELGDVTLLARAS; encoded by the coding sequence ATGGTCGGCTTCTACAAGCACGACATCCCGGCCTGGATGGATGGCACGGAAGCGCTCAGCGATGGCGCATACCGCACCTATCACGTCATCGTTCAACTCATCATGCTCAACGAGGGGCCGATCGCCCTGAATGAGCGCGGTATCGCCGGCCGGTGTAACCAGGCCATCAAATCCTTCCGGGTGCATCTGGACGCACTCCTGAAGGCTGGAAAGCTCACTCTGAGCGATGGTCGCCTGTCGAACTCACGCGCTGCGGCCGAGCTTCAGGCGGTCATGAAGAACCGTGAGAACGCAGGGAAAGGCGGTTCATCCCTGAAAAAATCAGCCCAAAACTCGGCTGAGCAGGCTGTGAGCGGTGCATCACGAGCGGATGAACCCTCTATCGACCCTGATAAGCCATTGAAAAACAACGATAGAGGGGGAGCGTCGCTTGATAAGATATCAAGCCTAAAAGAGAAGAGAAGAGAAGACTCCCCTATAGTCCCCAAGGGGACGGATCGGTTCGAGGAGTTCAGGGCAGCCTATCCGCCGAGGAACGTGCGTTTCCAGGCGACCCCTGCCCGAAAGCGATGGCTAGAAGCGCTGAAGCGCGGCGCAGATCCCGAGCAGATCATCGCTGGTGCCAAAGGCTACGCCGCCGAGCAGGGTCGGATCGGCAAAACGGGCACCGAGTTCGTCAAAACGGCCGAGGTCTGGCTGCGAAATCAACTGTGGAACGACTACCAGCCCGAACCGAGCGCTGCCGAAGGGAAGCTGGCCAGTCCGGACAGCTACCTCTCGAGTCTGTCCGACGACGACTGGCGCGGCCACCTCCGCCGCTGGCGCAGCACTGGCGGGCAGTGGACCCTAGCCAATCGCACCAAGCCGCCGGACGATCCAGGGACGAAGGTGCCGGCGCACCTGCTGGCTGAGTTGGGCGACGTGACCCTCCTGGCGAGGGCCAGCTGA
- a CDS encoding PDC sensor domain-containing protein has product MAGRSFSAETRESRASDARLRICLRYLIISSQAVFDRPVDSGSGKTSGGPMRHGLFSSLRSLLAFLLVLSTGLGGIAVLSTSDRGTGDLARNDAEWRDQAKVIAERIELALVSVERDLLFAAESLAIHAPDGDAPARLLAAWQRLHPGLADVLFADRTGQVLAASRRAVVSADVSSSPWFAKAVSGLVVGEATGGSRAGIAVARNLIVAAPVSDAGVSLGVVAVQLPPEWTDAVIAAARRTLPDGGRGLSVSVLNGSGRSLHRSGPDARGPEVRATVGDVERGGVGWLVTLRRPETGAAALPLLVLLGAGLFAAVAGWLIGGWLRRSLDFAEALCRQEGANRPVAIPLTRDVHRLTMAIRSAINRSVVRERLLQEKRAALARSRDRIRAIRRLSGSTCWEIDLATGQVTWTDRDDGESGAAPERVCALEDVLAHVEPEDRAMMSDALGTVRADRGAVREVVVRTRSSAERISGRRLAFRIAAMGGAGSGRIYALSREYFEPVMIAPSVEHGSVGSERRSPGLVRPRYEAATRRLG; this is encoded by the coding sequence ATGGCCGGGAGATCTTTTTCAGCTGAAACTCGCGAATCCCGCGCCTCCGATGCGCGATTAAGGATTTGTTTACGGTACTTAATAATATCTTCGCAGGCCGTCTTCGACCGTCCGGTTGATTCCGGTTCTGGAAAAACCAGCGGCGGGCCTATGCGTCACGGACTGTTTTCTTCGCTCCGCAGCCTGCTGGCGTTCTTGCTCGTCCTGAGCACGGGATTGGGTGGCATCGCCGTCCTGAGCACGAGCGATCGTGGAACCGGTGACCTGGCTCGCAACGACGCTGAGTGGCGCGATCAGGCCAAGGTTATCGCCGAAAGGATAGAACTCGCCCTCGTATCGGTCGAGCGGGACCTTCTCTTCGCCGCAGAGAGCCTGGCGATCCACGCGCCGGACGGTGATGCGCCGGCGCGCCTGCTCGCGGCTTGGCAGCGGCTTCATCCCGGACTCGCCGACGTTCTGTTCGCGGATCGAACGGGACAGGTCCTTGCGGCCTCGCGCCGGGCCGTCGTGAGCGCGGACGTTTCGAGCAGTCCCTGGTTCGCGAAAGCCGTGTCCGGTCTGGTGGTCGGAGAAGCCACGGGGGGAAGTCGGGCGGGCATCGCGGTGGCGCGCAATCTCATCGTGGCGGCTCCCGTGAGCGACGCGGGCGTATCGCTCGGCGTCGTCGCCGTCCAACTCCCGCCCGAATGGACCGATGCGGTGATCGCCGCGGCCCGGCGTACGCTCCCGGACGGGGGGCGAGGCTTGTCGGTCAGCGTGCTGAATGGATCGGGACGCAGCCTCCACCGGTCGGGTCCAGACGCGCGCGGTCCCGAGGTCCGGGCGACCGTGGGCGACGTGGAGCGCGGTGGAGTGGGGTGGCTCGTGACCCTCCGACGTCCGGAGACGGGGGCCGCGGCGCTTCCACTTCTGGTCCTGCTCGGCGCCGGCCTGTTCGCGGCCGTGGCCGGTTGGCTCATCGGCGGGTGGCTCAGGCGCAGCCTGGATTTCGCGGAGGCGCTCTGCCGACAGGAGGGCGCGAACCGGCCGGTGGCCATCCCACTCACCCGCGATGTCCATCGTCTGACGATGGCCATCCGCTCGGCTATCAACAGAAGCGTGGTGCGTGAGCGGTTGCTCCAGGAGAAACGGGCGGCCCTCGCCCGCAGTCGCGACCGGATCAGGGCCATCCGTCGGCTATCGGGTTCGACCTGCTGGGAGATCGACCTGGCGACCGGCCAGGTCACTTGGACGGATCGGGACGATGGGGAGAGCGGAGCCGCGCCGGAGCGCGTCTGCGCGCTCGAAGACGTGCTCGCTCACGTCGAACCCGAGGATCGCGCGATGATGAGCGATGCGCTCGGAACGGTTCGGGCCGACCGTGGGGCCGTCCGCGAAGTGGTCGTCCGAACCCGGTCGAGCGCGGAACGGATATCCGGCCGCCGGCTCGCATTTCGGATCGCGGCGATGGGCGGAGCCGGCTCGGGCCGCATCTATGCGTTGAGCCGGGAGTACTTCGAGCCCGTCATGATCGCTCCGAGTGTCGAACACGGCTCGGTGGGGAGCGAACGCCGAAGCCCCGGCCTCGTGCGGCCGCGCTACGAGGCCGCGACCCGCCGGCTCGGATAG
- a CDS encoding IS110 family RNA-guided transposase: MEITTVGIDLAKSIFQVHAIDAAGQVVVRKALRRAQVVPFFAKLPRCLVGMEACGTSHHWARELMRLGHDVRLMPPAYVKPYVKRGKTDANDAAAICEAVTRPSMRFVPVKSTEQQAALALHRTRDLLVKQRTQLVNMIRGLLAEFGIEMARGLRHALELAARLSAGDAAEVPPLAHRVVTGLADQIGAVQIQLTRLEKELLAWHRDNDLSQRLATIPGIGIVSATALAASVSEPERFRSGRQFAASLGLTPLQNCSGGKERLGRISRMGDRYLRRLLVVGMTSLIRRAKATPTSVDPRLPALLQRKPVRVVTVAAANRTARVAWAIMTRGGTYRAPAATAA; encoded by the coding sequence ATGGAGATCACCACCGTCGGCATCGATCTGGCCAAGAGCATCTTCCAGGTTCACGCCATCGACGCAGCTGGGCAGGTCGTCGTTCGCAAGGCGCTGAGGCGGGCGCAGGTCGTGCCGTTCTTCGCCAAGCTGCCGCGCTGCCTGGTTGGCATGGAGGCGTGCGGAACGTCCCACCACTGGGCCCGGGAACTGATGAGGCTCGGCCACGACGTGCGGCTGATGCCGCCGGCTTACGTGAAGCCATACGTCAAGCGCGGCAAAACCGATGCGAACGATGCCGCCGCCATCTGCGAGGCGGTGACGCGCCCCAGCATGCGGTTCGTGCCGGTGAAGTCGACTGAGCAGCAGGCGGCGCTGGCGCTGCACCGGACGCGCGACCTGCTGGTCAAGCAACGCACCCAGTTGGTGAACATGATCCGCGGCCTGCTCGCCGAGTTCGGGATCGAGATGGCGCGGGGCCTGCGCCATGCGCTCGAACTGGCGGCCAGGCTCTCAGCCGGAGACGCGGCCGAGGTGCCGCCGTTAGCCCATCGTGTGGTAACCGGGCTGGCCGATCAGATCGGCGCCGTGCAGATCCAGCTCACCCGGCTGGAGAAGGAGTTGCTGGCCTGGCATCGGGACAACGACCTGTCGCAGCGCCTAGCGACGATCCCCGGGATCGGCATCGTCTCGGCGACAGCGCTGGCCGCCTCGGTGAGCGAGCCCGAGCGCTTCCGCTCCGGTCGGCAGTTCGCGGCCTCGTTGGGCCTGACACCGCTGCAGAACTGCAGCGGCGGCAAGGAGCGCCTGGGCCGGATCTCGCGCATGGGCGACCGTTATCTGCGACGCCTGCTCGTGGTCGGCATGACCTCTCTGATCCGGCGTGCGAAGGCGACGCCGACGTCGGTCGACCCACGGCTGCCGGCGCTGCTCCAGCGCAAGCCAGTGCGTGTCGTGACCGTGGCAGCGGCCAATCGCACGGCGCGGGTCGCCTGGGCGATCATGACCCGCGGCGGCACCTACCGCGCACCCGCGGCCACGGCCGCCTGA
- a CDS encoding helix-turn-helix domain-containing protein yields MIAKAVTQGERRTISVEEAGRQLGLSRNTAYQAAGRGEIPTIRIGRRMLVPLVAFERLLNQSVAMRQEGA; encoded by the coding sequence ATGATCGCGAAAGCCGTTACGCAGGGTGAGCGCAGAACGATCAGCGTTGAGGAGGCGGGGCGACAGCTCGGTCTCAGTCGAAACACAGCCTACCAAGCGGCGGGGCGTGGAGAGATCCCGACCATCCGGATTGGTCGCCGCATGCTGGTGCCTCTGGTCGCCTTTGAGCGACTTCTCAATCAGTCGGTGGCCATGCGGCAGGAAGGGGCTTGA
- a CDS encoding contact-dependent growth inhibition system immunity protein codes for MLEQVIRGWLHQDMDLFHSTMSDAIAGWSGLADPDERARVVAEIDRFFVAEAADPDAALVKRWGLDVDPPDMGRSSTEFLHMVRAIAVDPAAASRFRERW; via the coding sequence ATGCTGGAGCAGGTCATCCGTGGCTGGCTGCATCAGGACATGGATCTGTTCCATTCGACCATGTCGGACGCGATCGCCGGGTGGTCGGGTCTGGCGGATCCCGACGAACGGGCACGGGTGGTTGCGGAGATCGATCGCTTCTTCGTCGCGGAAGCAGCCGATCCGGACGCTGCCCTCGTGAAGCGCTGGGGCCTGGACGTGGACCCGCCGGATATGGGCCGCAGCAGCACCGAATTCCTGCACATGGTGCGCGCGATCGCCGTGGACCCGGCCGCGGCATCCAGGTTTCGGGAGCGATGGTGA
- a CDS encoding SDR family oxidoreductase, which yields MNDCINRPDTRLHPTNASEPQFVTCNAGAIHTGQAASLITGGTSGIGLAGAKRIVSEAGTVIVTGLNQARMNDAQAALDGPGQVIANDTAVTALAEAASTAGGLDAWER from the coding sequence ATGAACGACTGCATCAACAGGCCGGACACAAGACTGCACCCGACCAACGCGTCAGAACCTCAATTCGTCACTTGCAATGCGGGAGCCATCCACACAGGACAGGCGGCAAGCCTCATCACTGGCGGAACGAGCGGTATAGGGCTGGCCGGTGCGAAGCGTATCGTTTCGGAGGCCGGCACGGTCATTGTCACCGGCTTGAATCAAGCGCGCATGAACGACGCGCAGGCTGCTCTCGATGGTCCAGGCCAGGTCATCGCGAACGATACCGCCGTTACCGCACTGGCCGAAGCAGCCAGCACAGCCGGTGGATTGGATGCGTGGGAACGATAG
- the bcsA gene encoding UDP-forming cellulose synthase catalytic subunit, with translation MPPFLVRTIWLASAALTLLLLSQPLGTTVQLEMSLGAIVVMSVLWLVAKGRTGRLVFLAIGSLVVLRYIYWRLSSTLPPVSDLPGFTAGVILIGAELYCFYILAVSLVINADPLRRPLPAQEDDEDLPSVDIFVPSYNEDRHILATTLAAAKSLDYPAQKLTVWLLDDGGTDQKCADSDPRKAEEARARRKVLQALCADLGVSYLTRRRNLHAKAGNLNNGLQNSVSEIVVVLDADHVPFRSFLRDTIGHFSADPKLFLVQTPHAFLNPDPIERNLKTFDRMPSENEMFYAVGQCGLDKWNGSFFCGSAALLRRRALDEAGGFSGITITEDCETAFELHSRGWTSIYVDKPLIAGLQPETLSAFIGQRSRWCQGMLQIMLLKNPLFKSGLRPIQKLCYLSSMTFWFFPLPRLIFMAAPLLYIFLDMKIVVANVDEAIAYTATYIVVNLMMQNYLYGRVRWPFVSELYEYVQGLFLIKATASVILSPRKPTFNVTAKNVSLDHDHLSPLALPYFIVFAVLFLGAVVSSYRYAFEPGVTNLMLVVGLWNLFNLITAGAALGVATERRQTETAPSLPVDRPAVLNLNGMAIDVTVERISSARCRIRMDAVVPMRRSNDGSIGTLSATSQPQMPLLSHARTIPVRVAGITAAGEESVCDLVFETLTPGSYFALADIMYGDANAMVRFQQRRRTHKDILSGTAQFIGWGLSGPVRALACLITGTAQPAVEEDAPKARAASPRRRAVDPAVQPAATPVAPQPAEGSPSWLQLMVETENAQNESERGRRTSDQMVTAQTGLRS, from the coding sequence ATGCCACCCTTTCTCGTACGAACAATCTGGCTCGCCAGCGCCGCGTTGACCCTCCTGCTGCTGTCGCAACCCTTGGGAACGACCGTCCAGCTCGAGATGAGTCTCGGCGCCATCGTGGTCATGAGCGTCCTATGGCTGGTCGCCAAGGGACGAACCGGCCGACTGGTGTTCCTCGCGATCGGCAGCCTCGTCGTGCTGCGCTACATCTATTGGCGCCTCTCGAGCACGCTGCCGCCGGTCAGCGATCTTCCGGGCTTCACCGCCGGCGTGATCCTGATCGGAGCGGAGCTGTACTGCTTCTACATCCTGGCCGTGAGCCTCGTGATCAACGCCGATCCCCTACGCCGCCCACTTCCGGCTCAGGAAGACGACGAGGATCTGCCGTCCGTCGATATCTTCGTCCCGAGCTACAACGAGGATCGGCACATCCTCGCAACGACGCTCGCGGCCGCGAAATCCCTGGATTATCCGGCCCAGAAACTGACCGTCTGGCTTCTTGACGATGGCGGGACGGACCAGAAGTGCGCGGACAGCGACCCACGCAAGGCCGAGGAGGCGCGGGCGCGTCGCAAGGTCCTGCAGGCCCTCTGTGCGGATCTCGGCGTCTCCTACCTGACCCGCCGCCGCAATCTCCACGCCAAGGCGGGAAACCTCAATAACGGCCTTCAGAACTCGGTCAGCGAGATCGTCGTGGTCCTCGATGCCGACCACGTCCCCTTCCGCTCGTTCCTGCGCGACACGATCGGCCACTTCAGCGCGGATCCGAAGCTGTTCCTCGTCCAGACGCCGCACGCCTTCCTCAATCCGGATCCGATCGAACGGAACCTGAAGACGTTCGACCGAATGCCTTCGGAGAACGAGATGTTCTACGCGGTGGGGCAGTGCGGTCTCGACAAGTGGAACGGTTCGTTCTTCTGCGGATCGGCCGCCTTGCTCCGGCGCCGCGCACTCGATGAGGCGGGTGGTTTCTCCGGCATCACCATCACGGAGGATTGCGAAACCGCCTTCGAGCTTCACTCGCGGGGGTGGACCAGCATCTACGTCGACAAGCCCCTGATCGCGGGCCTTCAGCCGGAGACGCTGTCGGCCTTCATCGGTCAGCGCTCGCGCTGGTGTCAGGGCATGCTGCAGATCATGCTTCTCAAGAACCCGCTGTTCAAAAGCGGCCTGAGGCCGATCCAGAAGCTCTGCTATCTGTCGAGCATGACCTTCTGGTTCTTCCCGCTGCCGCGGCTGATCTTCATGGCGGCGCCTCTGCTGTACATCTTCCTCGACATGAAGATCGTCGTCGCCAACGTCGACGAGGCGATCGCCTACACCGCGACCTACATCGTCGTGAACCTGATGATGCAGAACTATCTCTACGGCCGGGTCCGTTGGCCGTTCGTGTCGGAGCTGTATGAGTACGTGCAGGGCCTGTTCCTGATCAAGGCAACGGCCTCCGTCATCCTGTCGCCGCGCAAGCCGACCTTCAACGTCACGGCCAAGAACGTCAGCCTTGATCACGATCACCTCTCCCCGCTGGCGCTGCCCTACTTCATCGTCTTCGCGGTGCTGTTCCTCGGCGCGGTCGTCTCGTCCTACCGCTACGCCTTCGAGCCCGGGGTCACCAACCTGATGCTGGTGGTCGGCCTCTGGAACCTGTTCAATCTCATCACGGCCGGCGCCGCCCTGGGCGTCGCCACCGAGCGGCGCCAGACCGAGACGGCGCCCTCCCTGCCCGTCGACCGGCCCGCGGTGCTGAACCTCAATGGGATGGCCATCGACGTGACCGTGGAGCGCATATCGAGCGCCCGTTGCCGGATTCGGATGGATGCCGTGGTGCCGATGCGCCGCAGCAACGATGGTTCGATCGGCACCCTCTCGGCGACGTCCCAGCCGCAGATGCCGCTCCTGAGCCATGCCAGGACGATCCCGGTTCGCGTGGCCGGCATCACCGCCGCCGGTGAGGAATCGGTCTGCGACCTCGTCTTCGAGACCCTCACGCCCGGCAGCTACTTCGCGCTTGCCGACATCATGTACGGCGACGCGAACGCGATGGTCCGCTTCCAGCAGCGCCGCCGCACGCACAAGGACATCCTGTCGGGAACCGCGCAGTTCATCGGCTGGGGTCTGTCCGGACCGGTCCGGGCCCTGGCCTGCCTCATAACCGGAACCGCGCAGCCCGCGGTCGAGGAGGATGCCCCGAAGGCACGCGCGGCGAGCCCGCGCCGGCGCGCCGTCGATCCGGCCGTGCAGCCCGCCGCCACGCCGGTGGCCCCGCAGCCGGCCGAGGGCTCGCCGAGCTGGCTCCAGTTGATGGTCGAAACCGAGAACGCGCAGAACGAGTCGGAGCGCGGACGTCGGACCTCGGACCAGATGGTCACCGCTCAGACGGGACTGCGCAGCTAA